The genomic DNA AGCGTGAGGCAGTATGGTTCGGAGAATGTGATGGATATGGATTTTGACCAATTTACTAACGTCCTTTTAGAGAAGATTGTTGATAAGAAGTGATTAAAAGACTGAATCATTGTAAGAAAAAACTGAAAACGAATTGTGATGTAACAGTAACACTCATGCCTTTTTACTTGGAAGACCAATGGATAGGCTCCTACATTATTCTCAAGCCATCTATCAACAATAAAGATAGTAATGATGTTATCGATCAGTTAGCTCAATTGTCTGAAAAGCGTGCAACTGCTGGTCACTTAGCAGCTGGGATTGCACATGAGATCCGGAATCCTATTACAGCCATAAAAGGGTTTCTACAGCTATTAAAGGATGAACAAGAAGGAAATGAAATTTATTATGGAGTGATTGATTCTGAGATCGAAAGAATAGAACTTATTCTAAGAGAGCTGATGGTTCTAGCAAAGCCAAATAAACAAAAGTATGAAAAGGTAAATATTCAGTTACTTCTTGATCA from Robertmurraya sp. FSL R5-0851 includes the following:
- a CDS encoding histidine kinase dimerization/phospho-acceptor domain-containing protein; amino-acid sequence: MIKRLNHCKKKLKTNCDVTVTLMPFYLEDQWIGSYIILKPSINNKDSNDVIDQLAQLSEKRATAGHLAAGIAHEIRNPITAIKGFLQLLKDEQEGNEIYYGVIDSEIERIELILRELMVLAKPNKQKYEKVNIQLLLDQVLTLMEPQALLNNIQLQRNFYFDQAFLLGDNNQLKQVFINFIKNSIEAMQDGGTITIEGRILTDMSIARLEL